The Candidatus Wallbacteria bacterium genome includes the window CGCCTCCCGAGGCAAGTAGAAGAGAGGGATCGCAGACAGTATCGCCAGCGCTAAATTAGTGGCAGGACCGGCCAGGGCGACGAGAAATTCCCCCAGTCTGCGGTTTTTATAATAGCGTGGATCTATCAGCACTGGCTTGGCCCATCCGATGCTGACGATGAAAATCATGATCGTGCCGAGCGGGTCAAGATGCCGCAATGGATTAAGGCTCAACCTGCCGCTGATCTTGGGCAGGGGATCGCCCAGTTTAAATGAAACATAGCCGTGCGCGAACTCGTGCAGAACTATCGCGAAAACCCCTGGAATTGCGAGTAAAGTGAAATTAAGTATCCCGCTGAGCACTCCCTCCAGGCCGTTTTTCAGAAGATTATTAAGAATGATCAGGACCAGGAAGACAATCCCGATCCTGATGAT containing:
- a CDS encoding site-2 protease family protein, translated to MDNRQNIIRIGIVFLVLIILNNLLKNGLEGVLSGILNFTLLAIPGVFAIVLHEFAHGYVSFKLGDPLPKISGRLSLNPLRHLDPLGTIMIFIVSIGWAKPVLIDPRYYKNRRLGEFLVALAGPATNLALAILSAIPLFYLPREASIFFTILGKILMFSFQINTALTVFNLLPIPPLDGSKLLYFFLPDSSADVLRQYEMYGAIFMVVLVVTGYFERFLSPLLGYAQQGIIWLLSRFLLNLN